The Changchengzhania lutea genomic sequence AAAATAGTAAATATACACCACGCAAAACCCTTTTTTATTAAAGATTAAATTGAATTCAGTTTTAAAGAAAATTTAGTAATTTACTTTTTCTAAATTGAACTAAAATGCAGCTATCTAATGAGGTCGTTTTGAGACCGCGGTTTCAAATTAAAATCCCCAAAAACAATGCCTCTGTGTTGAAGGATTTTGATAGCGTGAAAATGGATCAATCTGATTTTGTAATTACAAGAATAGATGACCATGTTTTTATAAAATTTCCAAAAAAGAAACAGCACTTTTGGTCCCCGAAATTACATTTAGAAATTAATGAAGTTGATGAAGAAACAAGTTTACTTTATGGTTTATTTGGCCCCAGTCCAACCGTTTGGACACTTTTTATGTTTCTTCATTTTATGGTGGCAGGTTTGTTTATTGCCGCAGGCATTTGGGCATATACCAATTGGAGGTTAGAACATAGTTATGCTATCCAAGTTAGTCTCATGTTATTTATGATTATTATTTGGTTCGCATTATATTTTGGAGGACGCATAGGGAAAGCTTCAAGCAAGCACGAGATGCATGAATTGAATAATTTTATGAATACGGTTTTAAATAAATCCACTCATTAAAGTAACAGGTATGTACCTTTCTTAAGATGAGTTCCATTAATTATTTATTGTAACCAAAACGTTTCAGCTGGTTTTGATTACTTCTCCAATTCTTATTTACTTTTACATACAATTCAAGGTGAATTTGTTTTCCAAAGAATGCCTCTAAATCTTTTCGAGCTTCTACACCTACACGTTTCAAGGCGCTTCCTTTATGCCCAATGATGATCCCTTTTTGAGTTTCGCGTTCTACCATAATTACCGAACGGATTCTGATAATATGCTCTTCTTCAAAAAACTCCTCCGTTTCAATTTCAACGGCATAAGGAATTTCTTTTTTATAATGAATTAGAATTTTTTCCCGGATGGTTTCATTTATAAAGAAACGCTCTGGCTTATCCGTTAACTGATCTTTAGGATAAAATGCGGGCGACTCTGGTAATAACTCTATAATTCTATTAAACACCTCAGTCACATTAAACCCTTCTAAAGCTGAAATAGGGAATATTTCGGCATTTGGAACTTTCTCAGACCATAAGGCTACTTGAGATTCTAACTGTTCTTGATTCGACTTATCAATTTTATTCAACAATAATAAAACGGGGATTTTAGAGGCCTTTATTTTTTTAAAAAATGCTTCGTCTTTTAAGTTTTGCTCACCAATTTCAACCATGTAAAGGAGGATGTCTGCATCTTCAAAAGCAGATTTTACAAAACCCATCATAGATTCCTGCAATTCATAGGCAGGTTTTATAATTCCGGGTGTATCACTAAACAAAACTTGAAAATCTTCACCGTTTACAATACCCAAAATTCTATGGCGAGTCGTTTGCGCTTTAGAGGTAATAATGGATAATTTCTCCCCAATAAAGGCATTCATTAAAGTAGACTTTCCAACGTTTGGATTCCCAATAATATTTACAAAACCAGCTTTGTGCATTCTAAAAGTATTTAACTGCAAAGATACTGTTTCTGTTTGGCAACAAAAAAAGCAATAAAATGAAAAAAAATACGGATATAAAATTTAAACTTTTAACCCTCTAAGAACCAATTATATATTATTAATACTGTAAATTAGTGACTACATTTTTTAATCAATCAAAATCAATCTTATGAAAAGACTACGCTTGTCTCTCTTAGCAACTATTTGTATAACGTTTCTAAATGCACAAATCGATGCCAAACTCATGCAGTTTCCAGACATATCTGGAACCCACATCACATTCACCTACGGCGATGATGTTTGGATCGTAAAAAAATCGGGAGGTATTGCCAACAGATTAAGTTCTCCAGATGGGACTGAAAGTTTTCCTCGCTTTTCTCCAGACGGGAGTATGGTGGCTTATACAGCCAATTATCATGGTAATAGTGATGTTTATGTGATCGATATAAACGGTGGCATCCCAAAAAGATTAACCTATCACGGCATGTTCGATCGCGTTTTAGGATGGGCACCCGATGGGAAATCTGTACTATTTGCTTCTTCTCGCGAAAGCGGAAGACAACGTTACAACCAGTTTTATACCGTATCGCTTGATGGTGGAACGCCTAAAAAATTACCCGTCCCTTATGGAGAATATGGTTCATTCTCACAGGATGGAAAAAAATTCGCTTACACAGATCGGTCCAGAGTGCATCGCAATTGGAAACGATACCGCGGCGGTACCGCTCCTGATATCACGATATTCGACTTAAAAACGTTTCAATCTGAAAATATTACAAACAATACGGCCAATGATGAGTTACCCATGTGGATTGATAATGACATTTATTATATGTCTGATAACGGATCTAACCAAAGAAACAATCTTTGGAAATATAATGTAAACAAAAAGTCACATGCCCAACTCACGCGTTTCAGCGATTTTGATATCACCTATCCTGAAAGCAGCAAGAACGATATCATTTTTGAAGCTGGCGGTAAATTATATGTGTACAATATTGAATCAGATGTCACATCCGAAGTTGCTATTCAAATTATTTCAGACCAAACCAATCTTATTGCCGAACAGAAAAGTGTGGAATCTTTTAT encodes the following:
- the era gene encoding GTPase Era, translating into MHKAGFVNIIGNPNVGKSTLMNAFIGEKLSIITSKAQTTRHRILGIVNGEDFQVLFSDTPGIIKPAYELQESMMGFVKSAFEDADILLYMVEIGEQNLKDEAFFKKIKASKIPVLLLLNKIDKSNQEQLESQVALWSEKVPNAEIFPISALEGFNVTEVFNRIIELLPESPAFYPKDQLTDKPERFFINETIREKILIHYKKEIPYAVEIETEEFFEEEHIIRIRSVIMVERETQKGIIIGHKGSALKRVGVEARKDLEAFFGKQIHLELYVKVNKNWRSNQNQLKRFGYNK
- a CDS encoding ABC transporter ATP-binding protein codes for the protein MQLSNEVVLRPRFQIKIPKNNASVLKDFDSVKMDQSDFVITRIDDHVFIKFPKKKQHFWSPKLHLEINEVDEETSLLYGLFGPSPTVWTLFMFLHFMVAGLFIAAGIWAYTNWRLEHSYAIQVSLMLFMIIIWFALYFGGRIGKASSKHEMHELNNFMNTVLNKSTH